From the Misgurnus anguillicaudatus unplaced genomic scaffold, ASM2758022v2 HiC_scaffold_35, whole genome shotgun sequence genome, one window contains:
- the LOC141363486 gene encoding major facilitator superfamily domain-containing protein 4A-like — MKHLFNERICALFRDNWQHTLTYWSVFFSFGLCLAFLGPTILDLRCQTQSTLQEITLVFFSQQFFLFIGSTIGGFFSKTYVCSLSALAVSTFIISVVFAIIPLCNHLLMLAFALAVSGLAMGVIDTISNLQLVKIYQKDSTVFLQALHFFVGLGALVSPLIADPFLSETNCVITNSSISTTSIRHLRNKLAGRHVHNVSDVHLHTDGEVVTNVSYAFWIMALTNLPVPIAILILMYRERVFACGWNPSRRLLDGDMLAMKTWGTTGQLDDSSQQKEDPTSHIDIFSCCLLGNKNGLPLSFFGIHILGGLVLFFSDGIVGSYTGFVYTYAVAPPMNLPHKTAGYLTSVFWAAITLGRLSAIPLSYRCKPFRLLTVSQVGVIVTLLLLLVMSNSTVFLFIGTCCLGLFISSIFPCMLAFTEDILEYKGCATTVLVTSAGMGEMLLQVIVGSVMHNRGSYSFLLSGMIFGCLEFMFFILLYFVQYNYKSFSEVLPSNSPKESLEENGIKTCSGAVLNSWEILEQKASIDPRQ, encoded by the exons ATGAAGCATTTGTTCAATGAACGGATCTGCGCTTTATTTCGCGATAACTGGCAGCATACTTTAACATATTGGAGTGTCTTCTTTAGTTTTGGACTCTGTCTCGCTTTTCTGGGTCCGACCATACTGGACCTGAGATGTCAGACCCAGTCCACATTACAGGAGATCACTTTGGTCTTCTTCTCACAACAGTTTTTCCTCTTTATTGGAAGCACCATTGGAGGATTTTTCAGTAAAAC GTATGTGTGTTCTTTGTCTGCATTGGCAGTGTCCACTTTCATCATCTCTGTGGTGTTTGCCATCATCCCATTATGCAATCATTTACTCATGTTGGCGTTTGCCCTGGCAGTGTCTGGTCTTGCCATGGGTGTCATTGACACCATATCTAACCTACAACTGGTCAAGATCTACCAAAAAGACTCCACAGTTTTCCTGCAG GCTCTTCACTTCTTTGTAGGTCTCGGGGCTTTGGTGAGTCCCCTGATTGCCGACCCTTTCCTATCTGAAACCAACTGTGTGATCACAAACAGCAGCATCAGTACAACATCAATAAGACATCTGAGAAACAAGCTCGCGGGCAGACATGTGCACAACGTGTCTGACGTGCATCTGCACACCGACGGTGAAGTCGTGACCAACGTTTCCTATGCATTCTGGATCATGGCTCTCACTAAT CTCCCTGTACCCATCGCAATATTAATCCTCATGTACCGTGAGCGGGTGTTCGCGTGCGGTTGGAATCCCAGTCGTCGCCTGTTAGATGGAGACATGCTGGCGATGAAAACATGGGGGACAACAGGACAGTTAGACGACAGCAGCCAACAGAAAGAAGACCCCACAA GCCATATAGACATATTCAGCTGCTGTCTCCTTGGCAACAAGAATGGACTTCCACTGTCTTTCTTTGGGATTCATATCCTCGGGGGTCTGGTGctcttcttctctgacggtaTAGTG GGCTCATACACAGGCTTTGTCTATACCTATGCAGTGGCGCCCCCTATGAATCTACCTCACAAGACTGCCGGCTACTTGACGTCAGTCTTCTGGGCGGCCATTACCTTGGGCCGCCTATCTGCTATTCCGCTGTCTTACCGGTGTAAGCCCTTTCGACTGCTAACCGTCAGTCAG GTGGGTGTGATAGTCACGCTTCTCCTGCTGCTGGTTATGTCGAACAGCACCGTGTTCCTCTTCATCGGCACCTGCTGTCTCGGCCTTTTCATCAGCAGTATTTTCCCCTGCATGCTTGCGTTCACCGAAGACATCCTGGAATATAAAG GCTGCGCCACCACGGTTTTGGTAACCAGTGCAGGGATGGGGGAGATGTTACTTCAGGTCATCGTCGGATCG GTGATGCACAATCGCGGCAGCTACAGCTTCCTGTTGTCTGGAATGATTTTTGGATGCTTGGAGTTTATGTTCTTCATTTTGTTGTACTTCGTGCAGTATAATTACAAAAGCTTCTCTGAAG TTTTACCCAGTAATTCCCCGAAGGAAAGTCTTGAGGAAAATGGGATCAAGACCTGCTCTGGTGCAGTGCTGAACTCGTGGGAGATCTTGGAGCAGAAAGCATCAATCGATCCACGGCAATAA